CTTACTATTATTGCTATGATTTtgtcaattgttgttattgttcttGATCAATATTTCGAGTTTTACTAATAGTTGTAGTTGATTTAATCTTTCATATCTGTAATTGTTCCTACATATTGGCATTAATCATATAAAGTATCTTATCTGATTATGGGTTTAATGTAAATTGAATGATGGAAATGGAATTAATCATGTAAATTATCTTGTCTAATTATGGTTTTATGTAAATTGAATGATGGAAATGGAATTAATCATATAAACTATCTTATCTAATTATGAGTTTTAATGTAAATTGAATGATGGAAATGGAATAATCATGTAAACTATCTTATCTAATTATGGTTTTAATGTAATTGAATGATGGAAATGGAAGTAAATGATATAAACTATCTTatctaattatgtttttaatgtAAATTGAATGATAGAAGTGGAATTAATCATATAAATGGTAGTTTGGTAAAATTATGTCGTATTATTAATTACAAGGGTGTCGAGACCATGTGACGACTAATTCTAGATTTCTAGAGGGAGTGAGTAACATTTAGCTAAGCCTGTCTAAGTGATTAAAGTTCACATCTTGACCTCCTTTGGAGGTTGGGGCTATGATCATGTACTTAGTTTTCGGTTTATCATGAATATATGCTATTTGTGATATCTTTTGAAGCATTTTAGAGCAAGTAAATTCTAAATCTAAATctaaattctaaaaaaaaaataaaaaaataaaaaattctaaATCTAGTAAATTTCACACCTCAATACCTCACAAAATGAATTAATGATCATGTAGCTCATGTAATTGATGGATTAAGGAATGGCTGAGCAATAATAAGCTTTATGGGACGCGGGCTTTTATGTTAATGAGTTGTTTAATTTGTCTATCATTAAGAAGTCAGAAGGTCAGGTGGTTAATTGATGTTCCCTCCATAATATGTTAGTTTAATTTGTAGATGCACTATTGCTTGTCACTTGTAAATGCCAAATGCCATGATTTACTCTTAAACCCGTGTGCATTAAACGGAAGTTAACATGGAATGGAGAAAGTATGTTCATAATCAGCCTCATAAGTCCATTTTTCTTAAAGTCATATATAAGTGCTATTCTGACTGTTGTACATTATCTGAACTATGTAACAGGAAGAGGATTTGAAGACTTTCCGTCAATGGGGAAGCAGAATTCCCGGTCACCCTGAGAACTTTGAGACTCCTGGAGTAGAAGTTACAACTGGTAAGCCTCTTTTCTTGAACATTTCAAGTTTATAACACCAACAACCTTATTTTGTTCATAACTGTTTTAAACCTTTTGCAATAATCTCCAAAAATACCAAATTTCTTCCATGATTTACAAAGAATGTTCATCAATCATCAATCATCATAGTTAAAAGCTCAATGGAAAGTTATCTCATTGCATTACAAATTATGCAGGGCCACTTGGTCAGGGAATAGCCAATGCTGTTGGTTTGGCTCTTGCTGAGAAGCATTTAGCTGCACGATTCAACAAACCTGATGCTGAAATCGTTGATCATTACACGTAAAACACCAACATTTCTTTGCTCTGACAATTGAGTTTCTGGTTCTGTTCAGATTAAATCTGCATTTTTTCCTTGATTTTGCCTTACATAGTTATTCTTTGGACTTTCAGGTATGTCATTCTTGGTGATGGTTGCCAAATGGAAGGGATTGCCCAGGAAGCTTGCTCCCTTGCTGGTCATTGGGGGCTTGGAAAATTGATTGCCTTTTATGATGATAACCACATTTCTATTGATGGTGATACTGCCATTGCTTTCACTGAGAGTGTTGATCTGAGGTTTGAGGCCCTTGGCTGGCATGTTATCTGGGTTAAGAATGGTAACACAGGCTACGATGAAATTCGTGCTgctattaaggaagctaagacAGTCACAGACAAACCCACTTTGATCAAGGTTTTTCTCCTTTCTATTAATTGCAACTTTTAGGTCTTTGCTTGTTATTGTATTCACTACACTACATTTGTTCTTATGTGGAAAGTTCGAGTAGACCTGATCATCATGAGCCCGACCCGTAAAATATCGGGGCTTGGCAGAATTTTTAGGCCCGTTTTCCGGGCCCGTCCCGTCCTGAATTTTCAAAGTTTTGGGCTGGTTTTGGGCAACTCAAAGttacaattttagttataaatttgaccCGGGCCAAAATTTGCCCAAAAAGACcgtttcccccccccccccccaaatagCGGGTTTGGGCAGAAATTTCCGGCCTAGTGGGCAGAAGTTTTAAGGGATGGCCCGGCCTGAACCCGGCATGGCCCAcaatttgatcaggtctagtttGAGTATAACTGTCTGCTTCTTGTTTTCAATCCAATGAGGGAATAGTAGCATTTCTTTATGTTCTGTAGAAATATTTCAGACTGATGATTCAACCATTTTGTTTATGCAGGTTACCACCACCATCGGTTTTGGGTCTCCTAACAAGTCGAACTCATACAGTGTGCACGGAAGTGCATTGGGTTCAAAGGAAGTTGAGGCTACAAGGCAGAATCTTGGTTGGCCTTACGAGCCATTCCACGTTCCAGAGGAAGTTAAGAAGTAAGCAATGCAATTACATATTCAGTCCTTTtcatttaggctccgtttggtagggtgtaaaacattttcattttccccttttcaatcattttacgttgtttggtttaaCAAGGGaagaaaaacaattttccataactccctcAAAGTTGGAAaaacttttccatttgaaagagacggaaaccacttttccagctttcctccttacctccctcttccCTCTTCCTTCTTCCCACCAATCTTCACCCATCTTCacccattttcctttttctattaattttctTGTAAGGAAACAAACAAGGGATAagtagtttgaaattgtgttttcccttggaaaatgtttacacgaaaatcatttttcactgaacgttttacaccaaaccaaacggagccttacttttgttgttcaatATATAATTCCTTGATTCCTTAGGCACTGGAGCCGCCATACTCCCGAGGGAGCCTCCTTGGAAGCTGAGTGGAATACCAAGTTTGCCGAGTATGAGAAGAAATACCCTGAAGATGCAACAGAGTTCAAGTCTATCACTACTGGTGAATTTCCTGCTGGTTGGGAGAAAGCTCTTCCTGTGAGTAGCTCCTAAATTTATCTCCTCTTTTTTAGCTCAAATGACTAGATTCTCAATTGTTTACTCCATTTTTGCTCAAATGGCTATATTTACTGAATAGTTTACTCCTTTTTAGCTCACATGGCTAGATTTAATGAATTGTTTACTCCATTTTTGCTCAAAATGGCTAGATTTACTGAATAGTTTACTCCATTTTTTGCAGACCTACACACCTGAAACCCCAGGTGATGCAACcagaaacctgtcacaacaatGCTTAAACGCCCTTGCAAAGGTTATTCCAGGACTCCTTGGTGGTAGTGCAGACCTTGCATCATCAAACATGACCTTACTGAAAATGTTTGGAGACTTCCAGAAGGACACACCGGAAGAAAGAAACGTCCGTTTTGGTGTCAGAGAACACGGAATGGGAGCCATTTGCAACGGTATCTGCCTTCACAGCCCGGGTTTTGTCCCTTACTGTGCTACCTTCTTCGTGTTCACAGACTACATGAGAGGAGCAATGAGGATCTCAGCCTTGTCAGAAGCCGGAGTCATCTACGTCATGACCCACGATTCTATCGGGCTTGGAGAAGATGGACCCACCCATCAACCCATCGAGCACTTAGCAAGTTTCCGGGCCATGCCCAACATTCTTATGCTCCGTCCAGCTGATGGAAACGAGACTGCTGGTTCATACAAAGTTGCTGTTGAAAACAGAAAGACACCCTCCATCCTTGCTCTTTCTAGACAAAAACTCCCAAACTTGCCCGGAACTTCCATTGAAGGAGTTGAGAAAGGAGGGTACACAATCACAGACAACTCTTCAGGTAACAAACCTGATGTTATTCTTATTGGAACTGGTTCAGAGCTGGAAATTGCTGCAAAAGCTGGTGATGAGTTAAGAAAAGAAGGAAAAGCTGTTAGGGTTGTATCATTCGTTTCTTGGGAATTGTTTGAGAAACAATCTGATGAATACAAGGAGAGTGTTCTTCCTTCAGATGTTACTGCAAGAGTAAGTATTGAAGCAGGATCAACCTTTGGATGGCATAAGATTGTGGGGTCAAAGGGGAAAGCCATTGGTATTGACAAGTTTGGAGCAAGTGCACCAGCAGGAAAGATTTACCAGGAGTATGGAATTACAGTTGAGGCAGTTGTTGAAGCTGCAAAATCAGTTTGTTAGGATTCTTTTTGCCTCCTGTTTTTCCATTTTTGTTGACTGATCAATGTAGACATGGCTCCCTGGTGACTGGTGAGTTACTGTAttacagtaaaaaaaaaaccgaAAACTTTTAGTTACTGTAAAGATAAACTTTGAAGGCTTTCTTGCAGTATTATGATGAATGTTTGTTGATTTGTGTACTAAAACTTCAATCCAATGTTGTAGTGTGGACAGTATTTCTGAAAAGGAACAACAACAATGTGAAGCTCCCATTTTACTGGATTTTGTATCCTTTTTTATGGGAGTTACAGTAAAAATTTTCTGAATCTATACCATGAGCTTGATTATTAGCATGTAACAGTTGAATGATTTTTCCTTCCCATTTTTATCAGATTTTGTTTGTATGGAAAGTCTTGCTATGATTGATTGGGAATGACCTGTTTTGTTCATCAGTTTATATGACTGGTTAGTAAGACATGTCTGATGTCTAAAAGGGTATGGACTACAAGCCAATAAACAACTACttcgtgttttttttttttaatgttataATTACACTATTTGATgtttcacgtttgtcaatgcgaAACTTTAGCACAATTAGTTAGTAAGACATCACATGTCAGATATCTTTATCCATTTGAATGGGCCATATGTTGGCCATACACATTTCTAAAAAGGTATGGGCTACAACACCGACAAGtaacaactactccctccgtcccggaatacttgacctgttttccttatcgggccgtcctttaatacttgacctgtttctaaaaatggaaatattctaacaatattatattatttctcactccaccccttttaacccacctaccccctactccatacaaaaaataattaaaaattcaacccctactctcccccaaccccacctcactttcaactactacctattaaattaaataagtcaattcaagtttcttaaactctatgccggtcaaaccgagtcgagtattccggaacggagggagtatcataaTTATAAGTACTATAGCTAATGGGCTACAAATCTACCACTATCGTAATTATCTTGATTCCTTGCTCTAGATGAGTACAGAGTATTATGTGTCTAGAAGAACATAACCGAATTTGCTACAATGCCAACAAGTAACAAGTAACAACTA
This genomic stretch from Spinacia oleracea cultivar Varoflay chromosome 3, BTI_SOV_V1, whole genome shotgun sequence harbors:
- the LOC110782409 gene encoding transketolase, chloroplastic, with the protein product MAASSSLSTLSHHQTLLSHPKTHLPTTPASSLLVPTTSSKVNGVLLKSTSSSRRLRVGSRSAVVRAAAVEALESTDTDQLVEKSVNTIRFLAIDAVEKANSGHPGLPMGCAPMGHILYDEIMRYNPKNPYWFNRDRFVLSAGHGCMLQYALLHLAGYDSVLEEDLKTFRQWGSRIPGHPENFETPGVEVTTGPLGQGIANAVGLALAEKHLAARFNKPDAEIVDHYTYVILGDGCQMEGIAQEACSLAGHWGLGKLIAFYDDNHISIDGDTAIAFTESVDLRFEALGWHVIWVKNGNTGYDEIRAAIKEAKTVTDKPTLIKVTTTIGFGSPNKSNSYSVHGSALGSKEVEATRQNLGWPYEPFHVPEEVKKHWSRHTPEGASLEAEWNTKFAEYEKKYPEDATEFKSITTGEFPAGWEKALPTYTPETPGDATRNLSQQCLNALAKVIPGLLGGSADLASSNMTLLKMFGDFQKDTPEERNVRFGVREHGMGAICNGICLHSPGFVPYCATFFVFTDYMRGAMRISALSEAGVIYVMTHDSIGLGEDGPTHQPIEHLASFRAMPNILMLRPADGNETAGSYKVAVENRKTPSILALSRQKLPNLPGTSIEGVEKGGYTITDNSSGNKPDVILIGTGSELEIAAKAGDELRKEGKAVRVVSFVSWELFEKQSDEYKESVLPSDVTARVSIEAGSTFGWHKIVGSKGKAIGIDKFGASAPAGKIYQEYGITVEAVVEAAKSVC